The Candidatus Accumulibacter similis genome has a segment encoding these proteins:
- a CDS encoding heavy metal translocating P-type ATPase has translation MNIGNCYHCGQPIPAGVELRTRIDGQPRPMCCGGCQAVSQAIVDNGLGDYYRTRDSLPDAPREAMPAIVEGLQLYDHADFQKSFVRVLSDEAGQGEREASLILEGITCSACIWLNEQHLSRLAGVTSVEINYATRRARVRWDERRIRLSGILAAIAAIGYRAYPYDPAKSEEMARQERRRALWRVFVAGFGMMQVMMYAVPVYLAGEGEMTPAVEQLMRWASLTLTLPVVLYSAAPFFGSAWRDLRLRRAGMDVPVALGIGAAFLASVWATLTASGEVYFDSVTMFVFFLLSGRFLEMTARQRAVSTTEALARLMPAVATRLPGYPAQSGQEQVLVADLRPGEVVLVRAGETIPADGQVLDGESSVNESLLTGESAPVDKRPGSAVTGGAVNIGSPLLVEVQQVGDATRLSAIVRLMERAATEKPRLVEMADRIAGHFIIALLLLAAAVALAWWFIDPRQALWITVSVLVVTCPCALSLATPVALTVASGAMARAGLLVTRSHAVETLARASHFVFDKTGTLTTGEMRVLEVLPLAGLSADDCLELAAALEQSSEHPLGRALREAAAGRPLPAVEGSGNEPGCGVTAVSGGRRLRLGRPDYVRSLHGRATPVAAEVVLASSDTVIALGDEAGWIALFRLGDDVRPEAAALLADLRAAGRRVVLLTGDCPPVARRVAQGLAIDEVVADASPQAKHDHVRRLQAAGAVVAMVGDGVNDAPVLAQAQVSVAMGGGSQLARTQADLVLLSENLEHLRRGIRVSRRALRVIRQNLWWSFAYNFVVLPLAVAGFITPWMAGIGMSGSSLLVVANSLRLQKAAGS, from the coding sequence ATGAACATCGGCAATTGCTACCATTGTGGTCAGCCCATCCCGGCGGGCGTCGAGCTGCGTACGCGCATCGATGGACAGCCGCGCCCCATGTGCTGTGGCGGTTGCCAGGCGGTATCGCAGGCGATTGTCGACAACGGCCTCGGCGACTACTACCGCACTCGCGATTCGCTGCCCGACGCGCCGCGCGAGGCGATGCCGGCGATCGTCGAGGGGCTGCAGCTTTACGACCATGCCGATTTCCAGAAGAGCTTCGTGCGCGTCCTGTCGGATGAGGCCGGCCAGGGCGAACGCGAAGCCTCACTGATCCTCGAGGGGATCACCTGCTCGGCGTGCATCTGGCTCAACGAGCAGCACCTGTCGCGACTCGCAGGCGTCACATCGGTGGAGATCAATTACGCCACGCGACGGGCGCGTGTGCGCTGGGACGAGCGGCGAATCCGCCTGTCGGGGATCCTGGCGGCGATCGCCGCCATTGGCTACCGTGCCTATCCCTACGATCCGGCGAAGAGCGAGGAGATGGCGCGGCAGGAGCGGCGCCGCGCGCTGTGGCGGGTGTTCGTCGCCGGTTTCGGGATGATGCAGGTAATGATGTACGCCGTCCCGGTTTATCTGGCGGGCGAAGGCGAGATGACGCCAGCGGTCGAACAGTTGATGCGCTGGGCGAGCCTGACGTTGACGCTGCCGGTGGTCCTCTATTCGGCTGCACCCTTCTTCGGCAGCGCCTGGCGCGACCTGCGGCTGCGGCGTGCGGGCATGGACGTGCCAGTCGCGCTGGGCATCGGCGCGGCCTTTCTGGCGAGCGTCTGGGCAACCCTGACGGCCAGCGGCGAGGTCTATTTCGACTCGGTGACGATGTTCGTCTTCTTCCTGCTCAGTGGACGCTTTCTCGAGATGACGGCGCGCCAGCGGGCCGTCAGCACGACCGAGGCGCTGGCGCGGCTGATGCCGGCGGTCGCCACCCGGCTGCCGGGTTACCCGGCGCAGAGCGGGCAGGAGCAGGTTCTCGTGGCCGACCTGCGGCCGGGCGAGGTGGTGCTCGTGCGCGCCGGCGAGACGATCCCGGCCGACGGCCAGGTTCTCGACGGCGAAAGCAGCGTCAATGAATCGCTCCTCACCGGCGAGAGCGCGCCAGTCGACAAGCGCCCGGGGTCGGCGGTGACCGGGGGCGCGGTCAACATCGGGAGCCCGCTGCTGGTCGAGGTGCAACAGGTGGGTGACGCCACTCGGCTGTCGGCCATCGTCCGCCTGATGGAGAGGGCGGCAACCGAGAAGCCGCGGCTCGTCGAGATGGCCGATCGCATCGCCGGCCATTTCATCATCGCGCTGCTCTTGCTGGCGGCGGCGGTGGCGCTCGCCTGGTGGTTCATCGATCCGCGGCAGGCGCTGTGGATCACGGTTTCGGTGCTGGTCGTCACCTGTCCCTGCGCGCTGTCGCTTGCAACGCCGGTGGCGCTGACCGTGGCCAGCGGCGCCATGGCCCGTGCCGGCCTGCTGGTGACGCGCAGTCATGCGGTCGAGACGCTGGCGCGGGCCAGCCACTTCGTCTTCGACAAGACGGGCACCCTGACGACCGGCGAGATGCGGGTGCTCGAGGTGCTGCCGCTGGCCGGGCTGAGCGCCGACGATTGCCTGGAACTGGCGGCGGCGCTCGAACAGAGTTCGGAGCATCCGCTCGGGCGAGCTCTGCGCGAGGCAGCGGCCGGCCGCCCCCTGCCGGCAGTCGAAGGGTCCGGCAACGAGCCGGGTTGTGGCGTGACGGCCGTCTCTGGCGGCAGGCGCCTGCGCCTCGGCAGGCCGGACTACGTGCGTTCGCTGCATGGCCGGGCGACGCCGGTGGCGGCCGAGGTCGTGCTGGCCAGCAGCGACACGGTGATCGCCCTGGGCGACGAGGCCGGCTGGATCGCGCTCTTTCGCCTCGGCGACGACGTGCGGCCGGAAGCCGCGGCGCTGCTCGCCGATCTCCGTGCCGCCGGCAGGCGGGTGGTGCTGCTGACCGGAGACTGTCCGCCGGTCGCCCGTCGCGTCGCGCAGGGGCTGGCGATCGACGAGGTGGTGGCAGACGCTTCGCCGCAGGCGAAGCACGATCATGTGCGGCGCCTGCAGGCGGCGGGCGCGGTCGTCGCGATGGTTGGCGACGGGGTCAACGACGCTCCTGTTCTCGCCCAGGCGCAGGTGTCGGTGGCAATGGGCGGCGGTTCGCAACTGGCGCGCACACAGGCGGATCTGGTGCTGCTGTCGGAGAACCTCGAGCATCTGCGGCGTGGCATCCGGGTGTCGCGCCGCGCGCTGCGCGTCATTCGGCAGAATCTGTGGTGGTCGTTCGCCTATAATTTCGTCGTCCTGCCGCTGGCCGTTGCCGGTTTCATCACTCCATGGATGGCCGGCATCGGCATGTCAGGCAGTTCGCTGCTGGTGGTGGCGAATTCGCTGCGTTTGCAGAAGGCCGCCGGAAGCTGA
- the ccoS gene encoding cbb3-type cytochrome oxidase assembly protein CcoS produces METLYLLIPISVVLVFLIALAFWWSLRSGQFDDMEGPAYRILMDDDRSSPAANSGDDRQDGAPPADLRDS; encoded by the coding sequence ATGGAAACCCTCTACCTGCTGATCCCGATTTCCGTCGTGCTGGTCTTCCTGATCGCGCTCGCTTTCTGGTGGTCACTGCGCAGCGGCCAGTTTGACGACATGGAGGGGCCAGCCTACCGGATCCTGATGGATGACGACCGGTCGTCGCCGGCGGCCAACTCCGGCGACGACCGCCAGGACGGCGCGCCGCCGGCCGATCTGCGCGACTCTTGA
- the ccoN gene encoding cytochrome-c oxidase, cbb3-type subunit I, producing MSETQSTYNYKVVRQFAVMTVIWGIVGMLVGVIIAAQLVWPDLNLGFLHFGRLRPLHTNAVIFAFGGCALFATSYYVVQRTCHTRLFSDGLAAFTFWGWQLIIVLAAVTLPLGVTSGKEYAELEWPIDILITLVWVAYAVVFFGTLAKRKVTHIYVANWFYGGFILAVALLHVVNSAAIPVSLTKSYSAYAGVQDAMIQWWYGHNAVGFFLTAGFLGMMYYFVPKQAERPVYSYRLSVVHFWALIFTYMWAGPHHLHYTALPDWTQSVGMLFSLILLAPSWGGMINGVMTLSGAWHKLRDDPILKFLITSLSFYGMSTFEGPMMSIKTVNALSHYTDWTVGHVHSGALGWVAMVSIGAIYYLLPRLFGKSEMFSVKLITVHFWVATIGVVLYIASMWIAGVMQGLMWRAVNADGTLTYSFVESVKASYPFWAIRFLGGVLFLAGMLVMAYNMFKTIAGGRSVDDARVLMPAAHHA from the coding sequence ATGTCGGAAACTCAGTCAACATACAACTACAAGGTAGTGCGGCAGTTTGCCGTAATGACCGTCATCTGGGGGATTGTCGGGATGCTGGTGGGGGTGATCATCGCCGCCCAACTGGTCTGGCCTGATCTGAATCTCGGCTTCCTGCACTTCGGGCGCCTGCGTCCGCTGCACACCAATGCCGTGATCTTCGCCTTCGGCGGCTGCGCGCTGTTCGCCACTTCGTACTACGTCGTCCAGCGGACATGCCACACACGGCTGTTTTCCGATGGGCTGGCAGCCTTCACCTTCTGGGGCTGGCAGCTGATCATCGTTCTCGCTGCGGTGACGCTGCCGCTTGGTGTGACTTCGGGCAAGGAATACGCCGAACTGGAGTGGCCCATCGACATCCTGATCACGCTCGTCTGGGTGGCTTACGCGGTCGTCTTCTTTGGCACCCTCGCCAAGCGCAAGGTGACCCACATCTACGTCGCCAACTGGTTCTACGGTGGTTTCATCCTGGCCGTCGCGCTGCTGCACGTGGTCAACAGTGCTGCGATTCCGGTCAGCCTGACCAAATCGTACTCGGCCTACGCCGGCGTGCAGGACGCGATGATCCAGTGGTGGTATGGCCACAACGCGGTCGGTTTCTTCCTGACGGCGGGCTTCCTCGGCATGATGTACTACTTCGTCCCGAAGCAGGCCGAGCGGCCTGTGTACTCGTACCGGCTGTCGGTGGTGCACTTCTGGGCGCTGATCTTCACCTACATGTGGGCCGGCCCCCACCACCTGCACTACACGGCACTTCCCGACTGGACGCAGTCGGTCGGGATGTTGTTCTCGTTGATCCTCCTGGCGCCTTCGTGGGGCGGCATGATCAACGGCGTCATGACCCTTTCGGGTGCTTGGCACAAGCTGCGCGACGATCCGATCCTCAAGTTCCTCATCACCTCGCTTTCCTTCTACGGCATGTCGACCTTCGAAGGCCCGATGATGTCGATCAAGACGGTCAATGCGCTATCGCATTACACTGACTGGACCGTCGGTCACGTGCACTCGGGTGCTCTCGGCTGGGTGGCGATGGTTTCCATTGGTGCGATCTACTACCTGCTGCCGCGGCTGTTCGGCAAGAGCGAGATGTTCAGCGTCAAGCTGATCACCGTGCACTTCTGGGTGGCAACGATCGGCGTCGTGCTCTACATTGCGTCGATGTGGATCGCCGGTGTGATGCAAGGTCTCATGTGGCGGGCGGTCAATGCCGACGGCACGCTGACCTACAGCTTCGTCGAATCGGTCAAGGCCTCGTATCCCTTCTGGGCGATCCGCTTCCTGGGTGGCGTTCTGTTCCTGGCAGGCATGCTGGTGATGGCCTACAACATGTTCAAGACGATCGCTGGCGGGCGCTCGGTCGATGACGCACGCGTCCTGATGCCTGCCGCTCACCACGCATGA
- the ccoO gene encoding cytochrome-c oxidase, cbb3-type subunit II: protein MKITQEAVERSVPLMIVLTLLVVSVGGLVEIVPQFFQKSTTEPVTGLKPYDPLRLTGRDVYIREGCFLCHSQMIRPFRAETERYGHFSVAGEFVYDHPFQWGSKRTGPDLARVGGRYSDEWHRVHLINPRDVVPDSNMPAFAFLEKAPADASTIETKMRALRKVGVPYADEEIAGAKKQLEGKSELDALIAYLQGMGLEMKSAR from the coding sequence ATGAAGATCACGCAAGAAGCAGTTGAACGCAGTGTGCCGCTGATGATCGTGCTGACCCTGCTGGTGGTCAGCGTCGGCGGCCTGGTGGAAATCGTACCGCAGTTCTTCCAGAAGTCGACCACCGAACCGGTGACCGGGCTCAAGCCGTACGATCCGCTGCGGCTTACGGGCCGCGACGTCTATATCCGCGAGGGGTGTTTTCTCTGTCACTCGCAGATGATTCGTCCCTTCCGTGCCGAGACCGAGCGCTACGGCCATTTTTCGGTCGCCGGCGAGTTCGTCTACGACCATCCGTTCCAGTGGGGTTCGAAGCGGACCGGTCCCGATCTGGCCCGTGTGGGCGGACGGTACTCCGACGAGTGGCACCGCGTGCACCTGATCAACCCGCGCGATGTGGTTCCCGACTCGAACATGCCTGCTTTCGCCTTCCTCGAGAAGGCGCCGGCCGATGCCAGCACCATCGAAACGAAGATGCGCGCTCTGCGCAAGGTTGGCGTTCCCTACGCCGACGAGGAGATCGCCGGTGCGAAGAAGCAGCTCGAAGGCAAGAGCGAGCTAGACGCCCTCATCGCCTACCTGCAGGGGATGGGCCTGGAAATGAAGAGCGCCAGGTAA
- a CDS encoding cbb3-type cytochrome c oxidase subunit 3, protein MDINDLRSIVTVVSLLTFLGIVWWAYGVKGNKKRFEEAAMLPFTDEEADRAELGQDRNGQRKAS, encoded by the coding sequence ATGGACATCAACGATCTGCGGTCCATCGTCACCGTCGTTTCCCTGCTGACCTTCCTCGGGATCGTCTGGTGGGCGTACGGCGTCAAGGGCAACAAGAAGCGCTTCGAAGAAGCAGCGATGCTGCCATTCACCGATGAGGAAGCGGATCGGGCCGAACTTGGCCAGGATCGCAACGGACAAAGGAAAGCATCATGA
- the ccoP gene encoding cytochrome-c oxidase, cbb3-type subunit III: MNDFVNQFWNWYVILLVLGSIIACAVLLWVQSTPPPAKLDTTGHVWDENLEEYNHPLPKWWMWLFYITVVFALVYSALYPTLGSFPGILGWSSVGQLEKEKARVAEQTRPLYTKYMQTDLRALAGDNVAMETGKRLYLTYCVQCHGADAKGSKGFPNLTDADWQWGGEPAQIVETIAIGRNGVMPPHTQLGAETIKDLANYVRSLSGLPADSVRAGKGQEAFNSAGCAGCHGPDAKGMQALGAPNLTDKVWLYGSSEATIIETITKGRNNQMPAWKEFLGDEKVHVLAAYVLSLGPAAGGK; encoded by the coding sequence ATGAACGATTTTGTGAATCAGTTTTGGAACTGGTATGTCATTCTGCTCGTACTGGGGAGCATCATTGCCTGCGCCGTGCTGCTTTGGGTGCAGAGTACACCGCCACCGGCGAAGCTCGACACGACCGGTCACGTCTGGGACGAGAACCTCGAGGAGTACAACCACCCGCTGCCGAAGTGGTGGATGTGGCTGTTCTACATCACGGTGGTCTTCGCTCTGGTCTACAGCGCACTCTATCCGACGCTGGGCAGCTTCCCGGGGATTCTTGGTTGGTCGTCGGTCGGACAGTTGGAGAAGGAGAAAGCCAGGGTCGCCGAGCAGACCAGACCGCTCTACACGAAGTACATGCAGACGGATCTCAGGGCGCTGGCGGGCGACAACGTCGCGATGGAGACGGGCAAGCGGCTGTACCTGACCTATTGCGTCCAGTGTCACGGTGCGGATGCCAAGGGATCGAAGGGCTTCCCGAATCTGACGGACGCTGACTGGCAGTGGGGCGGTGAACCTGCCCAGATCGTCGAGACGATCGCCATCGGGCGCAACGGCGTGATGCCGCCGCATACCCAGCTTGGCGCCGAGACGATCAAGGACCTGGCGAACTACGTCCGTTCGCTGTCGGGTCTGCCCGCCGATTCGGTGCGTGCCGGCAAGGGACAGGAGGCGTTCAACAGTGCGGGCTGCGCGGGCTGCCACGGCCCCGATGCCAAGGGCATGCAGGCCCTCGGCGCACCCAACCTGACTGACAAGGTCTGGCTGTATGGCAGTTCCGAGGCGACGATCATCGAGACCATCACCAAGGGCCGCAACAACCAGATGCCGGCGTGGAAGGAGTTTCTCGGTGACGAGAAGGTACATGTCCTGGCAGCCTACGTCCTTAGCCTCGGCCCGGCCGCAGGCGGCAAGTAA
- the ccoG gene encoding cytochrome c oxidase accessory protein CcoG, giving the protein MDQAVASKAKAIPINVDGLYEKHRTVYARSTTGLFNNWRWAMVFLTQALFYGLCWLDWGGRQAVLFHIEERRFYIFGMVFWPQDVIYLAVLLVISAYGLFLVTAVGGRLFCGYACPQTVYTEILMWIERRIEGERPARMKLDAQPMNARKFRLKFVKHALWLLVALWTGITFVGYFTPIKELLPAIASFALGPWEAFWIFFYAAFLYMMAGFLREQVCKYMCPYARFQGVMFDPDTLIISYDPERGEPRGARRKAAAAKSAPLGDCVDCSICVQVCPTGIDIRNGLQLECIACAACIDACDQVMDKVGSPRGLIRYSTENALAQHYSPRQMAAHLLRPRTLLYTSILLAIILATVWSLAHRVPLKVDVLRDRSTLSREADDGRIENVFSLHISNTGESAHRFVVSVSGLEGVEIVGDRSVEVPAASSKTFLLAARVDPGVGKKGSNVVHFDIRAENDPEIAVREKTSFYLP; this is encoded by the coding sequence ATGGACCAGGCGGTCGCGAGCAAGGCCAAGGCAATTCCCATCAACGTGGACGGGCTGTACGAGAAGCACCGGACCGTCTATGCGCGCAGCACCACGGGCCTGTTCAACAACTGGCGCTGGGCGATGGTCTTCCTGACGCAGGCGCTGTTCTACGGGCTTTGCTGGCTCGATTGGGGTGGCCGACAGGCGGTGCTGTTCCACATCGAGGAGCGTCGTTTCTACATCTTCGGCATGGTCTTCTGGCCGCAGGATGTGATCTACCTGGCGGTCCTGCTGGTCATCTCCGCTTATGGACTGTTTCTCGTCACCGCCGTCGGCGGTCGCCTCTTCTGCGGCTACGCCTGCCCGCAGACAGTGTATACGGAGATCCTGATGTGGATCGAGCGCAGGATCGAGGGCGAGCGGCCGGCACGAATGAAGCTCGACGCGCAGCCGATGAACGCGCGCAAGTTCCGCCTCAAGTTCGTCAAGCACGCCCTGTGGCTGCTCGTCGCACTGTGGACCGGCATCACCTTCGTCGGCTACTTCACGCCGATCAAGGAGTTGCTGCCCGCCATCGCATCCTTCGCCCTCGGGCCGTGGGAGGCTTTCTGGATCTTCTTCTATGCCGCCTTCCTCTACATGATGGCCGGCTTCCTGCGTGAGCAGGTCTGCAAGTACATGTGCCCGTATGCGCGCTTCCAGGGCGTGATGTTCGACCCCGACACGCTGATCATCAGCTACGACCCCGAGCGCGGGGAGCCGCGGGGTGCGCGCCGCAAGGCTGCGGCGGCGAAATCGGCACCGCTTGGCGACTGCGTGGACTGCAGCATCTGCGTGCAGGTATGTCCGACCGGTATCGACATCCGCAACGGACTGCAGCTCGAGTGCATCGCCTGCGCCGCCTGCATCGATGCCTGTGATCAGGTGATGGACAAGGTGGGCTCGCCGCGCGGCCTGATCCGCTACTCGACCGAAAACGCCTTGGCGCAGCATTATTCACCGCGGCAGATGGCGGCGCACCTGCTGCGGCCACGCACCCTGCTGTACACGAGCATCCTGCTGGCAATCATCCTGGCGACCGTATGGAGTCTGGCGCATCGGGTGCCGCTGAAGGTTGACGTGCTGCGCGACCGTTCGACGCTGTCGCGCGAGGCGGACGACGGGCGCATAGAGAACGTGTTCAGCCTGCACATTTCGAACACCGGCGAATCCGCGCACCGTTTCGTCGTCAGTGTCAGCGGGCTGGAGGGGGTCGAAATCGTCGGCGACCGCAGCGTCGAGGTGCCCGCAGCGTCGTCGAAGACCTTCCTGCTGGCGGCGCGCGTGGACCCGGGCGTCGGCAAGAAGGGTTCGAACGTTGTCCACTTCGACATTCGCGCCGAGAACGATCCTGAGATCGCCGTGCGCGAGAAGACGAGTTTCTACCTGCCATGA
- a CDS encoding FixH family protein, which produces MSKPAHLPATPWYREPWPWLLMLGPLIVVVAGLVTAYLAVVSNDGLVVDDYYKEGLGINQRTARDQRAADLGIVAELVLGGNGERIRALLQANEGVRLPESLIMRVAHPTRPGFDQKLLLRSEGGSVYGGTLRPLQGRWHIILEDEGQEWRLIGDWVAEPEGVLKLWARRPPKPVVQGK; this is translated from the coding sequence ATGAGCAAGCCTGCCCACTTGCCGGCAACGCCGTGGTATCGGGAACCCTGGCCATGGCTGCTGATGCTCGGACCGTTGATCGTCGTCGTTGCGGGTCTGGTCACTGCCTACCTGGCAGTGGTCAGCAACGATGGCCTGGTCGTCGATGACTACTACAAGGAGGGGCTGGGGATCAATCAGCGAACGGCGCGTGATCAGCGCGCCGCCGACCTCGGGATCGTCGCCGAGTTGGTCCTCGGTGGCAACGGTGAGCGGATTCGCGCCCTTCTGCAGGCCAATGAGGGCGTCCGCCTCCCCGAGTCGCTGATCATGCGCGTCGCGCATCCGACGCGTCCGGGGTTCGACCAGAAGCTGTTGCTGCGCTCCGAGGGCGGGTCGGTCTACGGTGGCACACTGCGGCCGCTGCAGGGGCGGTGGCACATCATCCTCGAAGACGAGGGGCAGGAGTGGCGTCTGATCGGTGACTGGGTCGCGGAGCCCGAGGGGGTGTTGAAATTGTGGGCTCGGCGCCCGCCGAAGCCCGTGGTGCAAGGCAAATGA
- a CDS encoding DUF3149 domain-containing protein — translation MAWDLLLSTDYGLFSLFVIVFVIGMGVWFARFFSTKMREDQARFGK, via the coding sequence ATGGCTTGGGATCTGCTGTTGTCGACGGATTATGGTCTGTTCAGTCTGTTCGTCATCGTCTTCGTGATCGGCATGGGAGTCTGGTTCGCGCGCTTTTTCAGCACGAAGATGCGTGAGGACCAAGCGCGGTTCGGCAAGTAG
- a CDS encoding energy transducer TonB, with amino-acid sequence MPAGALPAGSATTTVEGGSAAREVVAADSGSRAATPDPAISADDLRQYRVNLAIASRRFKRYPALARERGWEGRVEVAVSVSAWQSRPQLSLVRSSGHAALDQQAVAMLEQASADTALPAGLKGRDFRILLPIEFTLDDTR; translated from the coding sequence GTGCCTGCCGGCGCCTTGCCGGCAGGCAGTGCGACGACGACCGTGGAGGGCGGATCGGCGGCGCGCGAAGTGGTCGCGGCAGACTCCGGTTCGCGGGCGGCGACTCCGGACCCGGCGATCAGTGCCGATGATCTGCGGCAGTATCGGGTCAATCTGGCGATTGCCTCGCGCCGCTTCAAGCGCTACCCTGCGCTGGCGCGCGAGCGCGGCTGGGAGGGGCGTGTCGAGGTGGCGGTCAGTGTCAGCGCTTGGCAGTCACGTCCACAATTGTCGCTAGTTCGTTCGAGCGGGCACGCCGCTCTCGATCAGCAGGCGGTGGCGATGCTCGAGCAGGCTTCTGCGGACACGGCTCTGCCTGCGGGGCTCAAGGGGCGCGACTTCCGCATCCTGTTGCCGATCGAGTTCACGCTGGACGATACCCGCTAG
- a CDS encoding NUDIX hydrolase, whose amino-acid sequence MKFCSACGATVELAIPAGDSLPRHVCPQCGTIHYQNPKLVVGCIAEWHDRILLCRRSIEPRYGLWTLPAGFMENGESTAQAAIRETLEEACARVEIEQLFSLVNVPHINQVHLFYRARLLDIGFAAGLETLETQLFAEDCVPWQSLAFQTVALCLQAYFADRRRGRFGLHEDCIERRGKQA is encoded by the coding sequence ATGAAATTTTGCAGCGCATGTGGCGCAACGGTCGAATTGGCGATCCCGGCGGGTGACAGCCTGCCGCGGCACGTCTGCCCGCAATGCGGAACGATTCATTACCAGAATCCGAAACTGGTGGTCGGCTGCATCGCCGAGTGGCACGACCGGATCCTGCTCTGCCGGCGCTCGATCGAGCCACGTTACGGACTGTGGACCCTGCCAGCCGGGTTCATGGAGAACGGCGAGTCAACGGCGCAGGCGGCGATCCGGGAAACGCTTGAGGAAGCCTGTGCACGGGTCGAGATCGAGCAACTTTTCTCGCTCGTCAATGTGCCGCACATCAACCAGGTGCACCTCTTCTATCGCGCCCGCCTGCTCGACATCGGCTTCGCCGCCGGCCTCGAGACACTCGAGACGCAACTGTTTGCCGAGGACTGCGTGCCTTGGCAATCGCTTGCCTTCCAGACTGTCGCCCTGTGCCTGCAGGCGTACTTTGCGGATCGGCGCAGGGGCCGATTCGGGCTGCACGAGGACTGCATCGAACGCCGCGGCAAGCAAGCCTAG
- the motA gene encoding flagellar motor stator protein MotA codes for MFLIVGYVIILASALGTYAVHGSLAALWVPLEYVAIVGLTIGGFVASNDIKIIKATIGALPSLFKGSRYSRVLYIDLLAMLFEVLAKVRKEGLMSIESDVENPEASPIFSKYPALAGDHHVIEFITDYLRMMVGGNLNAIEIESLMDIEIETHHHEVETPGHVMSKVGDAVPAFGIVVAVMGVVNVMGSVGEPPAVLGKMIGGALVGTFLGILIAYGFVSPVASLLEQKAREGSKIYQVIKVVLLASMSGYAPQVAVEFGRKALAADVRPSFRELEEELKNRKGK; via the coding sequence ATGTTTCTGATTGTTGGCTATGTCATCATTCTGGCTTCGGCGCTGGGAACCTATGCGGTTCACGGTAGCCTGGCCGCATTGTGGGTTCCACTCGAGTATGTGGCGATCGTCGGCCTGACGATTGGCGGCTTCGTTGCATCCAACGACATCAAGATCATCAAGGCGACGATCGGTGCGCTACCGAGCCTGTTCAAGGGCTCGCGCTATTCCCGCGTGCTCTACATTGACCTGCTGGCGATGCTCTTCGAGGTGCTGGCGAAGGTCCGCAAGGAGGGGCTGATGTCGATCGAGAGCGATGTCGAGAATCCGGAGGCAAGCCCGATCTTCAGCAAGTACCCGGCGCTGGCCGGCGACCACCATGTGATCGAATTCATTACGGATTATCTGCGGATGATGGTCGGCGGCAACCTCAACGCAATCGAGATCGAGAGCCTGATGGACATCGAGATCGAAACGCACCACCACGAGGTCGAGACCCCTGGTCACGTGATGTCGAAGGTGGGCGATGCGGTGCCCGCCTTCGGTATCGTCGTCGCCGTGATGGGGGTGGTCAACGTCATGGGGTCGGTGGGCGAGCCGCCAGCCGTCCTCGGGAAGATGATCGGCGGTGCGCTGGTCGGAACCTTCCTCGGCATCCTCATCGCCTACGGCTTCGTTTCGCCGGTCGCCAGCCTGCTCGAGCAGAAGGCGCGCGAGGGCTCGAAGATCTACCAGGTGATCAAGGTCGTCCTGCTGGCGTCGATGTCGGGTTATGCGCCGCAGGTGGCCGTCGAGTTCGGACGCAAGGCCCTGGCCGCCGATGTCCGCCCGAGTTTCCGCGAGCTGGAAGAGGAACTCAAGAACCGCAAGGGCAAGTAA